The Pleurodeles waltl isolate 20211129_DDA chromosome 7, aPleWal1.hap1.20221129, whole genome shotgun sequence genome includes a region encoding these proteins:
- the LOC138246991 gene encoding sodium/nucleoside cotransporter 1-like has translation MQHLSHLSSRKWKSSIHQSFGGYVAYFIAACVLSFQRALALVVITCVVVFFICYDLVKKILDKKIIKCLNPVGRCFQKNRRWMKWVFGLLVLGGLITWVALDTSKRPEQLISFGGVCVFIVFLFICSNHHRAVSWRAVLWGPGLQFALGLFIIRTEPGFQAFQFLGREIQTFLNYSTTGSGFVFGQTLIKDVFAFQPLPIVVFFSCVMLVLFFLGIMQWVILKISWLMQVTMGTTATETLSVAGNIFVGQTEAPLLIHPYLEEMTNSEVHAVMTGGFGTIAGTVLGAYISFGIDAYSLIAASVMAAACALALSKLVYPEVEESKFKDEEGLKIEKGEERNLLEAASNGASASVGLVANITANLIAFMALLEFVNSAFSWLGGMVNYQELTLQLILSYIFMPVAFMMGVQWNEAMMVSEMLGTKMILNEFVAYQQLSRWMMGAFGI, from the coding sequence GCCGGAAATGGAAAAGCAGCATACATCAAAGTTTTGGAGGTTACGTTGCCTATTTCATCGCCGCCTGTGTGCTGAGCTTTCAGCGGGCCCTTGCCCTGGTTGTCATCACCTGTGTAGTTGTCTTCTTTATCTGTTATGATCTGGTGAAAAAGATTCTGGACAAGAAGATAATAAAGTGCCTGAACCCTGTAGGAAGATGTTTCCAGAAGAACCGGAGATGGATGAAATGGGTGTTTGGTCTTTTGGTACTGGGTGGACTAATCACTTGGGTGGCTTTGGACACATCTAAAAGGCCCGAACAGCTTATATCTTTTGGAGGTGTTTGTGTGTTTATCgtctttctcttcatttgttcCAACCACCATCGCGCAGTTTCCTGGCGAGCAGTGCTTTGGGGGCCAGGCCTGCAGTTTGCTCTTGGGCTCTTTATCATCAGAACAGAGCCTGGATTTCAAGCTTTCCAATTTCTTGGTCGGGAAATTCAGACTTTCTTGAATTACTCCACGACAGGCTCCGGTTTTGTATTCGGGCAGACATTGATCAAAGATGTCTTTGCTTTTCAGCCGCTGCCAATTGTGGTGTTCTTCAGCTGTGTAATGTTGGTGCTTTTCTTCCTGGGCATCATGCAATGGGTGATCCTCAAGATCTCCTGGCTAATGCAGGTCACAATGGGAACCACAGCAACAGAGACCTTGAGTGTTGCAGGGAACATATTTGTGGGACAGACGGAGGCCCCACTACTGATCCATCCATATTTAGAAGAAATGACAAATTCAGAGGTCCATGCAGTGATGACCGGGGGCTTTGGAACCATCGCTGGCACTGTGCTTGGTGCCTATATCTCTTTTGGGATTGACGCCTACTCATTGATCGCAGCCTCTGTGATGGCGGCTGCATGTGCTCTCGCACTGTCTAAGCTGGTCTACCCTGAAGTCGAAGAATCTAAATTCAAGGATGAAGAAGGGCTTAAGATagaaaaaggagaggagaggaatTTACTGGAAGCTGCGAGCAACGGCGCATCTGCCTCTGTCGGACTTGTGGCCAACATTACTGCAAACCTGATTGCCTTCATGGCCCTACTGGAGTTTGTGAACTCTGCTTTCTCCTGGTTAGGTGGGATGGTAAATTATCAGGAGCTCACTCTGCAGCTCATCCTGTCCTATATATTTATGCCGGTAGCCTTTATGATGGGGGTGCAGTGGAACGAGGCCATGATGGTTAGTGAAATGTTGGGGACTAAAATGATCCTCAATGAGTTTGTAGCCTACCAGCAGCTGTCAAGGTGGATGATGGGGGCAtttggaatttga